One Actinomycetota bacterium DNA segment encodes these proteins:
- a CDS encoding ABC transporter permease, producing the protein MRGWRSLIAKDLRTVVRNRILLGVLILYPFLIICVVGAVFQETGRPVPVGLVNLDGERAGQDLWISGVSGGAAGWRRALQRRAERFATYASREEAQAALAGGGVNALLAVVEEGGGEEWYGGMMAKDDLQAFILDVEAGWRGTFYAATAKEAMERLREGAGDAALGFPAGAYPYLAETIWLEGVSRDAASLVGDYSRDVMDITTYDGEEQALADLRTGRLDAVLVISPGFVHRLKTLEEVAGVRVVIDQSNMVKAEFAETGIRGFLSRVSERVVEEKMRSVVAGLYVLVTGGDFFGTQVVGLQEIGDNLRSIREAVAGRPDLVALLDKGIELADTVVADIEDAAAYLRGTALPVELEVSSVAGRTLAAKDAVIPSLVVLSMLWTGVLCGAILMVLEDEEGMRVRLSLTPMGPFALVGSKLLLAGAVVFLQSVVMLLLAVAVFGAYASSLPLALLTAALASLSCIGIGLVLAAFARQVAGAVILSVLVAFPLIFMTGAIFPLSQMPGYMQTLARAIPLTYALDALSGVMLRGESLAEVAWKLAVLLGFGVFLLGLGSALVRRRSR; encoded by the coding sequence TTGAGGGGGTGGAGGTCTCTCATCGCCAAGGACTTGAGGACGGTTGTCCGCAACCGCATCCTCCTGGGGGTGCTCATCCTCTACCCCTTCCTCATCATATGCGTGGTGGGCGCCGTCTTCCAGGAAACGGGCCGCCCGGTCCCCGTGGGCCTGGTGAACCTGGACGGGGAGCGAGCGGGGCAGGACCTGTGGATAAGTGGCGTATCCGGCGGCGCGGCGGGGTGGCGCAGGGCGCTGCAGCGGCGGGCGGAGCGCTTCGCCACCTACGCTTCGCGGGAAGAGGCGCAGGCGGCCTTGGCGGGGGGCGGAGTGAACGCGCTGCTGGCCGTGGTCGAGGAAGGGGGCGGCGAGGAATGGTACGGCGGCATGATGGCGAAAGACGACCTGCAGGCGTTCATCCTCGATGTGGAGGCCGGCTGGCGCGGCACTTTCTACGCGGCCACGGCGAAAGAAGCAATGGAGCGCCTGCGCGAGGGAGCGGGGGATGCCGCCCTGGGGTTTCCGGCCGGGGCCTATCCCTACCTGGCGGAGACCATCTGGCTGGAGGGGGTGAGCCGCGACGCCGCCTCGCTCGTGGGCGATTACTCGCGTGACGTCATGGACATCACCACTTACGACGGCGAGGAGCAGGCCCTCGCCGACCTGCGGACGGGGAGGCTTGACGCGGTCCTGGTGATCTCCCCGGGTTTCGTGCATCGCCTGAAGACCCTGGAGGAGGTGGCCGGGGTGAGGGTGGTCATCGACCAGTCGAACATGGTGAAGGCGGAGTTCGCGGAGACGGGTATCCGTGGCTTCCTCTCACGGGTGAGCGAGAGGGTGGTCGAGGAGAAGATGCGGTCGGTTGTGGCCGGGCTGTACGTGCTGGTCACGGGCGGCGATTTCTTCGGGACCCAGGTGGTCGGCCTGCAGGAGATCGGCGACAACCTGAGGAGCATACGGGAGGCCGTTGCCGGGCGGCCCGACCTGGTGGCCCTGCTGGACAAGGGCATCGAGCTCGCGGACACGGTGGTCGCCGACATCGAGGACGCGGCGGCTTACCTGAGGGGCACCGCCCTCCCCGTCGAGCTGGAGGTGTCGTCGGTGGCAGGAAGGACGCTGGCGGCCAAGGACGCCGTCATCCCCTCCCTGGTGGTCCTCTCCATGCTCTGGACGGGGGTCCTCTGCGGCGCCATCCTCATGGTCCTCGAGGACGAGGAGGGCATGCGCGTGCGCCTGAGCCTCACCCCAATGGGGCCCTTCGCACTGGTGGGCTCCAAGCTGCTCCTGGCGGGGGCCGTGGTCTTCCTGCAGTCGGTGGTGATGCTCCTTTTGGCGGTGGCCGTTTTCGGCGCTTACGCCTCGAGCCTGCCCCTGGCGCTTTTGACCGCCGCCCTCGCTTCCCTCTCCTGCATAGGCATCGGGCTGGTGCTGGCCGCGTTCGCGCGGCAGGTGGCGGGCGCGGTGATACTCAGCGTCCTGGTCGCCTTCCCCCTGATCTTCATGACGGGGGCCATCTTCCCCCTCTCGCAGATGCCCGGTTACATGCAGACCCTGGCCCGCGCCATTCCCCTGACCTATGCCCTGGACGCCCTCTCCGGAGTCATGTTGCGGGGGGAGAGCCTGGCGGAGGTGGCCTGGAAGCTCGCGGTGCTCCTGGGGTTCGGGGTTTTCCTGCTGGGTCTGGGGTCCGCGCTGGTAAGGAGGAGGTCGCGGTGA
- a CDS encoding phenylacetate--CoA ligase produces MEYFNPVERMEREELEALQLERLRATVDRLYRKVPFYRKKLDEVGYRPGDMGSLDDLRRLPFTTKDDLRDNYPFGLFAVPMRDIVRIHASSGTTGKPTVVGYTAGDIRTWADLVARTIVAAGGTPDDIVHVAYGYGLFTGGLGLHYGAEMLGATALPMSGGNTKRQIRLMVDFGSTILCCTPSYALNIAEVMREMGVSRDQVKLKAGILGAEPWSDEMRTQIEQELRISAHDIYGLSEVVGPGVSIECGEKKGLHVFEDCFIPEIINPESGEVLPPGETGELVFTNINKEGLALLRYRTRDISALDVSPCPCGRTHVRMRRIMGRTDDMLIIRGVNVFPSQVEAVLMQIPGIAPHYQLVVDRVESLDVLEVQVEVTPEVFSDEIKRLEELERRIGDEVQSYLGVSVKVRLMEPRSIQRSEGKAVRVIDRRKI; encoded by the coding sequence ATGGAGTACTTCAATCCCGTGGAGCGCATGGAACGCGAGGAGCTCGAGGCGTTGCAGCTGGAACGCCTGCGGGCAACCGTCGACCGCCTCTACCGCAAGGTCCCCTTCTACAGGAAGAAACTGGATGAGGTGGGATACAGGCCGGGGGACATGGGGAGTCTGGACGACCTGCGCCGGCTGCCCTTCACCACCAAGGACGACCTGCGCGACAACTACCCCTTCGGGCTCTTCGCCGTTCCCATGCGCGATATCGTTAGGATACACGCCTCCTCGGGAACCACCGGGAAACCCACGGTGGTTGGCTACACGGCCGGCGACATCAGGACCTGGGCGGACCTGGTCGCGCGCACCATCGTGGCCGCGGGAGGCACCCCCGACGACATCGTCCACGTGGCATACGGGTACGGGCTCTTCACCGGGGGCCTGGGGCTGCATTACGGCGCCGAGATGCTGGGGGCCACCGCCCTGCCCATGTCCGGGGGCAACACCAAGAGGCAGATACGTCTCATGGTAGATTTCGGCAGCACCATCCTCTGCTGCACCCCCTCCTACGCTCTCAACATAGCGGAGGTCATGCGGGAGATGGGCGTGAGCAGGGACCAGGTCAAGCTAAAGGCGGGCATCCTGGGAGCGGAGCCGTGGTCGGACGAGATGCGCACGCAGATCGAGCAGGAGCTGCGGATATCCGCCCACGACATATACGGCCTTTCCGAGGTGGTTGGCCCGGGGGTCTCCATCGAGTGCGGCGAGAAGAAGGGACTGCACGTCTTCGAGGATTGCTTCATCCCCGAGATAATCAACCCCGAGAGCGGCGAGGTCCTGCCGCCGGGAGAGACGGGAGAGCTCGTTTTCACCAACATTAACAAGGAGGGTCTGGCGCTGCTCCGCTACCGCACGAGGGACATCTCCGCCCTTGACGTATCGCCCTGCCCGTGCGGCCGCACCCACGTGCGCATGCGCAGGATAATGGGGCGCACGGACGACATGCTCATCATCAGGGGGGTCAACGTCTTCCCCTCCCAGGTGGAGGCGGTGCTCATGCAGATACCCGGCATCGCTCCCCACTACCAGCTGGTGGTGGACAGGGTGGAGAGCCTGGACGTGCTGGAGGTGCAGGTGGAGGTGACGCCGGAGGTCTTTTCGGACGAGATAAAGAGGCTGGAGGAGCTGGAGAGGAGGATAGGTGACGAGGTGCAGAGCTACCTCGGAGTGAGCGTCAAGGTGCGCCTCATGGAACCGCGCTCCATCCAGAGGAGCGAGGGCAAGGCGGTGAGGGTCATCGACAGGAGAAAGATATAA
- a CDS encoding ACT domain-containing protein — protein sequence MKVRQVSVFLENKSGRLYEACRCLAEAGVNIRALAIAETADYGVLRLIVNDPDTAVRVMTENAFTVSETEVIAVEVPDRPGGLAAVLAPLYDANVNIEYLYCFVEKSGESAIVVFRVEQIEQAIRALQGSGFTVMREEEVYLI from the coding sequence GTGAAGGTCAGGCAGGTTTCCGTTTTCCTGGAGAACAAGTCGGGACGGCTGTACGAGGCTTGCAGGTGCCTGGCGGAGGCCGGGGTGAACATAAGGGCCCTGGCCATCGCCGAGACCGCCGATTACGGGGTGCTGCGGCTCATCGTGAACGACCCGGACACGGCCGTGAGGGTGATGACGGAGAACGCCTTCACGGTGAGCGAGACGGAGGTCATAGCGGTGGAGGTCCCGGACCGCCCGGGGGGCCTGGCCGCGGTGCTGGCGCCCCTCTACGACGCCAACGTGAACATAGAGTACCTCTACTGCTTCGTGGAGAAGAGCGGGGAGAGCGCCATCGTGGTCTTCCGCGTGGAGCAGATCGAGCAGGCCATAAGGGCGCTGCAGGGGAGCGGTTTCACCGTCATGCGCGAGGAGGAAGTTTACCTCATCTGA
- a CDS encoding YjbQ family protein: MAIHTSSLEFSTPGDCEIIDITGQVQEKLDDSMIREGILTVFVPGSTGGVITLEYEPGLVRDLKEAFDRLVPRDWPYHHDRTWGDGNGYSHVRASLVGPTLSVPFRDGRLALGTWQQIAFVDFDNRPRRRVLIVQIMGE, from the coding sequence ATGGCCATTCACACCAGCAGCCTGGAGTTCTCCACGCCGGGTGACTGCGAGATCATCGACATCACCGGGCAGGTCCAGGAGAAACTGGACGATTCCATGATCAGGGAGGGCATCCTCACCGTGTTCGTCCCCGGCTCCACCGGAGGGGTCATCACGCTCGAGTACGAGCCCGGCCTGGTGCGCGACCTCAAGGAGGCCTTCGACCGCCTGGTGCCGCGCGACTGGCCCTACCACCACGACAGGACGTGGGGGGACGGGAACGGGTACAGCCACGTGCGCGCGTCGCTGGTGGGGCCCACCCTGAGCGTTCCCTTCCGCGACGGGCGCCTGGCCCTGGGTACGTGGCAGCAGATCGCGTTCGTGGATTTCGACAACCGCCCGCGCAGGCGGGTGCTCATCGTGCAGATAATGGGGGAATGA
- a CDS encoding M28 family peptidase, producing MDDSESILQHTITSPGTDAMRRVEKGIIGSVRHLSRDIGARTAGSKGERRAARFVERELEGMGLAVETQRFRAPATTAWSEALSHLVTVAGVLLFPVNTVLSYALVFLGFLFFLLEGFGRSPLAWASPRIQSENVIARISPAREAETKLVLVAHLDSPRSAFYHRPGLAAMLRFLYLVDATCQAALFMLFTVAFGGWLLSMERGRLDFLWYTGLMVAVPPFLAMLALFSKAIAGRDTPGGNLNASGVAVLLELARICSRHPLYKAELWFAFTGASEVAALGVRKLVRRYRSRLRNAYFIVLEGVGRGFPACCRREGRLIPFRANRRLLALAKRTSQNYIHHGNGLVANNLYLGEGYHLISRGHRAVTLCSREDSPLPRYWHWVKDDHLNVDSRSLRTSLDFLRAMVDAVDHGDFTRRKGMARRDKRRSPARAATRGPEASREDGGDDGVMG from the coding sequence GTGGACGATAGCGAGAGCATCCTGCAGCATACGATAACCTCGCCCGGCACCGACGCCATGAGGCGCGTGGAGAAGGGCATCATCGGGTCGGTTCGCCACCTTTCCAGGGACATAGGCGCCCGCACGGCGGGAAGCAAGGGCGAGAGAAGGGCCGCCCGTTTCGTGGAGAGGGAGCTCGAGGGGATGGGGTTAGCGGTGGAAACCCAGCGTTTTCGAGCCCCCGCGACCACCGCCTGGAGTGAGGCGCTCTCCCATCTCGTGACCGTTGCCGGGGTCCTGCTCTTCCCCGTCAACACGGTCCTTTCGTACGCCCTTGTCTTCCTCGGCTTCCTCTTCTTTCTGCTCGAGGGCTTCGGCCGCAGCCCCCTCGCCTGGGCTTCTCCCCGCATACAATCGGAAAACGTCATCGCCAGGATCTCCCCGGCCCGCGAGGCGGAGACGAAGCTGGTCCTCGTCGCGCACCTGGACAGCCCGCGCTCTGCCTTTTACCACCGCCCCGGACTGGCGGCCATGCTTCGCTTTCTCTACCTCGTCGACGCCACCTGCCAGGCAGCCCTGTTCATGCTCTTCACGGTGGCCTTCGGCGGCTGGCTTCTCAGCATGGAGCGCGGCCGCCTCGACTTCCTCTGGTACACCGGGCTGATGGTAGCGGTGCCACCTTTCCTAGCCATGCTGGCCCTTTTCAGCAAGGCGATCGCCGGTCGGGACACCCCGGGGGGCAACCTCAACGCCTCCGGGGTGGCCGTGCTCCTGGAACTCGCCCGCATCTGTTCCCGGCACCCGCTCTACAAGGCCGAGCTCTGGTTCGCCTTCACCGGCGCGTCAGAGGTCGCGGCCCTCGGCGTGCGGAAGCTGGTCCGCCGCTATCGCAGCCGGCTCCGCAACGCGTACTTCATCGTGCTCGAGGGAGTGGGACGCGGTTTTCCCGCATGCTGCCGCAGGGAGGGCCGCCTCATCCCCTTCCGTGCCAACCGCAGGCTGCTCGCTCTCGCCAAACGCACCTCCCAAAACTACATCCACCATGGCAACGGCCTGGTGGCAAACAACCTCTACCTGGGCGAGGGTTACCATCTCATCTCGCGCGGGCACAGGGCCGTTACCCTGTGCAGCCGCGAGGACTCTCCCCTTCCCCGTTACTGGCACTGGGTGAAGGACGATCACCTCAACGTCGATTCCCGCAGTCTCCGCACCAGCCTCGATTTCCTGAGGGCCATGGTCGACGCCGTGGATCACGGGGATTTCACGAGGCGCAAAGGCATGGCACGCCGGGACAAGCGCCGGAGTCCGGCCCGTGCCGCGACCCGGGGTCCCGAAGCCAGCCGCGAGGACGGGGGCGATGACGGGGTTATGGGTTGA